One Rhodothermales bacterium genomic window carries:
- a CDS encoding sodium-dependent bicarbonate transport family permease has product MEHIQSLSANLLSPIILAFLLGIISSLVRSDLRLPEALYNTLSIYLLLAIGLKGGVELSKTSLSAFTGPALLTLCLGILTPILAYNVLRKIGGFDLENAAAIAAHYGSVSAVTFIVATSFGTLTGHAPEGFMPALVAVLEVPAIVVALMIAFMRGNRAGSWQDALHEVLAGRSVILLAGGLCIGWAVGPAGFAPVAPFFQAGFQGALTLFLLEMGIVAARRLKDLRAVGMFLIGFGILMPIVHGMLAIWLATHVGLSLAGSAVLGAMVSSASYIAAPAAVRIALPEANPTYYLTASLGITFPFNVTLGIPLYYAFASWLLS; this is encoded by the coding sequence GTGGAACATATACAAAGCCTGTCGGCCAACCTGCTGTCGCCGATCATCCTCGCCTTCCTGCTGGGCATCATATCCTCGCTGGTGCGCAGCGATTTACGTCTGCCGGAGGCCCTGTACAATACGCTTTCCATCTACCTGCTGCTGGCCATCGGCCTCAAGGGGGGCGTGGAACTCAGCAAGACCAGCCTCTCGGCGTTCACCGGGCCCGCCCTGTTGACGCTTTGTCTGGGTATACTCACCCCGATACTGGCCTATAACGTCCTGCGAAAAATCGGGGGGTTCGATCTAGAGAACGCGGCGGCGATCGCGGCGCACTACGGTTCGGTTTCAGCGGTCACCTTCATCGTGGCCACGTCCTTCGGCACCCTCACCGGGCACGCCCCGGAAGGCTTCATGCCGGCGCTGGTCGCCGTGCTCGAAGTGCCGGCCATCGTGGTGGCGCTCATGATCGCGTTCATGCGGGGCAACCGGGCAGGCTCCTGGCAGGACGCGCTGCACGAGGTGCTCGCGGGGCGCAGCGTCATTTTGCTCGCCGGCGGCCTCTGCATCGGGTGGGCCGTGGGTCCGGCCGGGTTTGCGCCCGTGGCGCCGTTTTTTCAGGCCGGCTTTCAGGGCGCGCTCACGCTCTTCCTCCTCGAAATGGGCATCGTCGCGGCCCGGCGGCTCAAGGATCTTCGCGCGGTGGGGATGTTCCTCATCGGGTTCGGCATCCTCATGCCCATCGTGCACGGGATGCTGGCCATCTGGCTCGCCACGCATGTCGGCCTCTCGCTCGCCGGCAGCGCCGTGCTGGGCGCGATGGTGTCCAGCGCATCCTACATCGCCGCGCCGGCGGCCGTCCGCATCGCGCTGCCCGAAGCCAACCCGACGTACTACCTGACGGCCTCGCTGGGCATTACCTTCCCGTTCAACGTCACGCTCGGCATCCCCCTGTATTACGCCTTCGCCTCCTGGCTGCTCTCCTGA
- a CDS encoding carboxylesterase family protein: MKLVSLLLVMTLIVAYRAGAQSNTPPLTVRTAQGLVEGVSESGVRAFKGIPFAQPPVGDLRWREPQPAEGWDGVRKTDRFGPRCMQRPLFGDMNFRSDDMSEDCLYLNVWTPATSPDDRLPVLVYFYGGGLFTGDGSEPRYDGERIAREGIVSLTANYRLNIFGFFAHPELTAESPNRASGNYGYLDQKAALEWVRDNIAAFGGDPDRVTIAGESAGSVSVSAMMMSPQTKDLIAGAIASSGSLMGTLAAEPRAEVEAKGEAFAAAQGAASLAALRAIPADQILEATATLNPAHFTSSIDGYLIPESPAALYTRGEQARVPLLIGWNSQEMGWQALLANREPTVANYTEVVRALYGDHADAVLDVYRPLSDADVIQVATDLASDRFIGFSTWKWADLHSRTGQPVYRYMYARPRPAMRPEMGDAVAGLAGGVVRGEAARANRPPPATGAVHSADIEYAMGNLSTNRVYDWQPEDFTVSAIFMAYYANFVKTGNPNGLGVPAWPALNAGGAPQVMRIDAVTRAEPEMNAARYRVLDRLYMTAQ, from the coding sequence ATGAAACTCGTCTCCCTTCTCCTGGTCATGACCTTGATCGTGGCCTACCGGGCCGGCGCCCAGTCGAACACGCCTCCCCTGACCGTCCGCACCGCGCAGGGCCTCGTCGAGGGCGTTTCGGAATCCGGCGTGCGCGCCTTCAAGGGCATTCCGTTCGCGCAGCCGCCGGTCGGCGATCTGCGCTGGCGCGAGCCGCAGCCCGCCGAGGGGTGGGACGGCGTCCGGAAAACCGATCGCTTCGGTCCCCGCTGCATGCAGCGGCCGCTCTTCGGCGACATGAACTTCCGCTCGGACGACATGAGCGAGGACTGCCTGTACCTGAACGTCTGGACGCCCGCGACCTCGCCCGACGATCGCCTCCCCGTGCTGGTCTATTTCTACGGCGGCGGCCTCTTCACCGGCGACGGCTCCGAGCCCCGGTACGACGGCGAGCGCATCGCGCGCGAGGGCATCGTCTCGCTTACGGCCAACTACCGGCTCAACATCTTCGGCTTCTTCGCGCACCCCGAACTGACGGCCGAGTCGCCGAACCGCGCCTCGGGCAACTACGGCTACCTCGACCAGAAGGCGGCGCTGGAATGGGTGCGCGACAACATCGCGGCGTTCGGCGGCGACCCGGATCGGGTGACGATCGCCGGCGAGTCGGCCGGCTCGGTGTCGGTCAGCGCGATGATGATGTCGCCGCAGACGAAAGACCTCATCGCCGGCGCCATCGCGTCGAGCGGATCGCTCATGGGCACGCTCGCCGCCGAACCGCGCGCGGAGGTCGAAGCGAAGGGCGAGGCTTTCGCCGCCGCGCAGGGCGCCGCGTCGCTGGCGGCGCTGCGGGCCATCCCGGCAGACCAGATCCTCGAAGCCACGGCCACGCTCAATCCGGCGCATTTCACGTCGAGCATCGACGGGTATCTCATCCCCGAGTCCCCCGCCGCCCTTTACACCCGTGGCGAGCAGGCCCGGGTGCCCCTGCTCATCGGCTGGAATTCGCAGGAGATGGGCTGGCAGGCGCTCTTGGCCAACCGCGAGCCGACCGTCGCCAACTACACGGAGGTCGTCCGCGCCCTCTATGGCGACCACGCCGACGCCGTGCTCGACGTGTACCGCCCGCTCTCCGATGCCGATGTGATCCAGGTGGCCACCGATCTCGCGAGCGACCGCTTCATCGGGTTCAGCACCTGGAAGTGGGCCGATCTGCACAGCCGCACCGGGCAGCCGGTGTACCGCTACATGTACGCCCGGCCGCGTCCGGCCATGCGGCCTGAAATGGGTGACGCCGTGGCCGGTCTGGCCGGCGGGGTCGTCCGGGGCGAAGCCGCCCGGGCAAACCGCCCGCCGCCGGCCACGGGCGCCGTCCACTCGGCCGACATCGAATACGCGATGGGCAATCTATCGACAAACCGGGTGTACGACTGGCAGCCGGAGGACTTCACGGTTTCCGCCATCTTTATGGCCTATTATGCGAACTTCGTCAAGACCGGCAACCCGAACGGCCTCGGCGTGCCGGCGTGGCCGGCGCTCAACGCCGGCGGCGCGCCGCAGGTTATGCGCATCGACGCCGTCACCCGCGCCGAACCCGAGATGAACGCGGCCCGTTACCGCGTGCTCGACCGCCTCTATATGACCGCGCAATAA
- a CDS encoding family 78 glycoside hydrolase catalytic domain yields the protein MRFIRLLILALSLSFATASAAPALVEGLQTEYMETPLGLDIARPRFSWRMTAQDATRGLMQTAYRVVVHDASGAAMWDSERIGGGISHGIVYAGMPLQPETRYIWTVTVWDNLGGRSTASSWFETGLMNPDIAAWDGATWIGGGDEDLPFQASYFSVYKLDYVVQLDEGARSTRAGLVFGANDSRLMDADKNLFGIENREDESYVAIELDIAGLQQPGGRAALHVYRAGYHPSDSPQTPFKSYDIPLEVISAANAYAPHRVFVECNFGLFMIYIDAVDPAHQITLSDAPTQGGGGPGGNRAALNLNPVGSGNNFISFPMVAEIGFRMPAGQKARFSEVVVRNYREPSNPLFSEDLAASDYSGLFAGEAGLQIAGGAYTVDGGSAGRLITADPSRNAMPMLRTEFDAASKPIARARLYVTARGIYEMYLNGERVGEDYFNPGLTQYNRHHMYQTYDVTDQVSAGNNALGAMLAEGWWSGNITFSGQNWNYFGDRQSLLARLVVTYADGTTDVVTTRPETWSFYNDGPVRYGSFFQGEIYDATREAAVAGWDTPGYAGAGWKPAVEVPLDGTAFQNETLNYDDFALVAQFGENPTIVMQRVAERVNEVRPGVFVYDMGQNMVGFPEIDIVGGTAGQPVTLRYAEVLYPNLPEHGDNVGMIMLENIRAALTQDIHIMKGGDETIRPRFTFHGFRYLEITGIDEALPLTAVRGNVVSSIDRLASIYETSNPKVNRLWQNITWSMRGNFLSIPTDTPARNERMGWSGDISVFARSATYLAHANPFLRRHLLGMRDVQRADGRFTDVAPMGGGFGGTLWGSAGVTVAWEAFQQYGDLDLLAEHFEAVQRYLAFLDTRIDPATGVLNEGPLGDWLSPEGNKNDNTLLWTAYQIFDLELAARMAEALGRDDDAGRYWQRRAERKAHFNATYVDPATHRTIASGFQTRGFGGGAPRAAGDVIDTQVSYAVPLALGVFSEENAPHAARLLAESVMRENVDDSGATRPAYSLMTGFIGTAWISKALSDYGYDEAAYRLLQQTSYPSWLYPVDQGATTIWERLNSYTIENGFGGNNSMNSFNHYSFGAVGAWMYNYSLGIQRDASAPGFRHFILQPTPDPTGAMTWARGHYDAVYGRIESAWERSGTGVTYRFTVPANTTATLRLPAASPQAVSGDLTGARWVGMEADRVVYELAPGAYTFVVR from the coding sequence ATGCGTTTTATCCGCCTCCTCATTCTGGCGCTCAGTCTGTCCTTTGCCACGGCGTCCGCCGCGCCGGCCCTCGTCGAGGGGCTCCAGACCGAGTACATGGAGACCCCTCTCGGGCTGGATATCGCGCGTCCCCGCTTCAGCTGGCGCATGACCGCGCAGGACGCCACGCGGGGGCTCATGCAGACGGCGTACCGGGTCGTCGTCCACGATGCGTCGGGCGCCGCGATGTGGGACTCGGAGCGGATCGGCGGGGGAATCTCGCACGGCATCGTGTACGCCGGCATGCCGCTCCAGCCCGAGACGCGTTACATCTGGACCGTGACGGTGTGGGACAACCTCGGCGGGCGATCCACCGCGTCCTCGTGGTTCGAGACGGGGTTGATGAACCCGGATATCGCCGCGTGGGACGGGGCGACGTGGATCGGCGGTGGCGACGAGGACCTGCCGTTTCAGGCGTCCTATTTCTCGGTCTACAAACTCGATTATGTCGTCCAGCTGGACGAAGGCGCGAGGTCGACGCGCGCCGGCCTGGTTTTCGGGGCCAACGACAGCCGGCTGATGGACGCGGACAAGAACCTGTTCGGCATCGAAAACCGCGAGGATGAGAGCTACGTGGCGATCGAGCTGGACATCGCGGGGCTGCAGCAGCCGGGCGGGCGGGCAGCCCTGCATGTCTACCGCGCCGGGTACCATCCGAGCGACAGCCCCCAGACGCCCTTCAAGTCGTACGATATCCCGCTGGAGGTGATCAGCGCGGCCAACGCCTACGCCCCGCACCGGGTCTTCGTCGAGTGCAACTTCGGGCTCTTCATGATCTACATCGACGCCGTGGATCCGGCGCATCAGATCACCCTGAGCGACGCACCGACCCAGGGCGGCGGCGGCCCGGGCGGCAACAGGGCGGCCCTGAATCTGAACCCCGTCGGCAGCGGCAACAACTTCATCAGCTTCCCGATGGTAGCGGAAATCGGTTTCCGGATGCCGGCGGGCCAGAAGGCGCGGTTCTCCGAGGTGGTGGTGCGGAACTACCGCGAGCCGTCGAATCCGCTGTTTAGCGAGGATCTGGCCGCGAGCGACTACAGCGGGCTCTTCGCCGGCGAGGCGGGCCTCCAGATCGCCGGCGGCGCGTATACCGTCGACGGCGGCAGCGCGGGGCGCCTCATCACCGCCGACCCGAGCCGGAACGCCATGCCGATGCTGCGCACCGAATTCGACGCGGCATCCAAGCCCATCGCACGCGCCCGGCTTTATGTGACGGCCCGGGGCATTTACGAGATGTACCTCAACGGCGAGCGCGTGGGCGAAGACTACTTCAACCCCGGCCTCACGCAGTACAACCGGCATCACATGTACCAGACGTACGATGTGACCGATCAGGTATCCGCCGGCAACAATGCGCTCGGCGCGATGCTGGCCGAGGGCTGGTGGAGCGGCAACATCACGTTCAGCGGCCAGAACTGGAATTATTTCGGGGACCGGCAGTCCCTGCTCGCCCGATTGGTCGTGACCTATGCGGATGGGACCACCGACGTTGTCACGACGCGGCCCGAAACCTGGTCGTTCTACAACGACGGACCGGTGCGGTATGGCAGCTTCTTCCAGGGCGAGATCTACGACGCGACGCGGGAAGCGGCCGTCGCCGGCTGGGACACCCCGGGCTACGCCGGCGCCGGCTGGAAGCCGGCCGTGGAAGTCCCGCTGGACGGCACGGCATTCCAGAACGAGACGCTCAACTACGACGACTTCGCGCTCGTCGCCCAGTTCGGCGAAAACCCCACCATCGTGATGCAGCGGGTGGCGGAGCGGGTGAACGAGGTGCGCCCCGGTGTGTTTGTCTATGACATGGGCCAGAACATGGTGGGCTTTCCCGAGATCGATATCGTGGGCGGTACGGCCGGCCAGCCCGTCACGCTGCGGTATGCGGAGGTCCTCTATCCCAACCTGCCCGAGCACGGCGACAACGTCGGGATGATCATGCTGGAAAACATCCGCGCCGCGCTCACCCAGGACATCCACATCATGAAGGGGGGCGACGAAACGATCCGGCCCCGGTTCACCTTCCACGGCTTCCGCTACCTCGAGATCACGGGCATCGACGAGGCGCTCCCGCTGACCGCGGTGCGCGGCAACGTGGTGAGCAGCATCGACCGGCTGGCGTCGATCTACGAAACGTCGAACCCGAAGGTCAACCGGCTCTGGCAGAACATCACCTGGTCGATGCGCGGCAACTTCCTGTCGATCCCGACCGACACGCCGGCCCGCAACGAGCGGATGGGCTGGAGCGGCGACATCAGCGTGTTCGCCCGCTCGGCAACCTATCTGGCCCACGCCAATCCCTTCCTGCGCCGACACCTGCTCGGTATGCGCGACGTCCAGCGCGCCGATGGGCGCTTCACCGATGTCGCCCCGATGGGCGGCGGGTTTGGCGGCACCCTCTGGGGCAGCGCCGGCGTCACGGTGGCCTGGGAAGCCTTCCAGCAGTATGGCGACCTCGACCTGCTCGCCGAGCATTTCGAAGCCGTTCAGCGCTACCTGGCGTTCCTCGACACACGGATCGATCCCGCCACCGGTGTTCTGAACGAAGGACCGCTCGGCGACTGGTTGAGCCCGGAGGGCAACAAAAACGACAACACGCTGCTGTGGACCGCCTACCAGATTTTCGACCTGGAACTGGCGGCCCGCATGGCCGAGGCGCTCGGGCGCGACGACGACGCCGGCCGGTACTGGCAACGTCGCGCCGAACGCAAGGCGCACTTCAACGCGACGTATGTGGACCCGGCCACGCATCGGACGATCGCCTCGGGCTTCCAGACACGCGGCTTCGGCGGCGGCGCGCCCAGGGCCGCCGGCGACGTGATCGACACGCAGGTCTCCTATGCCGTACCCCTCGCGCTGGGCGTGTTCAGCGAGGAAAACGCTCCGCACGCCGCCCGCCTCCTCGCCGAGTCGGTGATGCGGGAAAATGTCGACGACAGCGGCGCGACGCGGCCGGCGTATTCGCTGATGACCGGGTTTATCGGGACGGCGTGGATCAGCAAAGCCCTGTCGGATTACGGATACGACGAGGCGGCGTACCGGCTGCTCCAGCAGACGTCCTACCCCTCCTGGCTCTACCCCGTCGACCAGGGCGCGACGACGATCTGGGAGCGTCTGAATTCCTACACGATCGAGAATGGCTTCGGCGGCAACAACAGCATGAACTCGTTCAACCACTACTCCTTCGGGGCCGTGGGGGCCTGGATGTACAACTATTCGCTCGGCATCCAGCGCGACGCGTCCGCGCCGGGGTTCCGGCACTTCATCCTCCAGCCGACGCCCGATCCTACCGGCGCCATGACCTGGGCGCGCGGCCACTACGACGCGGTCTACGGGCGGATCGAGAGCGCCTGGGAGCGGTCGGGCACCGGTGTGACCTACCGGTTTACCGTGCCGGCCAACACGACGGCCACGCTGCGGCTGCCGGCGGCGTCGCCTCAAGCCGTCTCGGGAGACCTGACCGGGGCGCGTTGGGTGGGGATGGAAGCCGATCGGGTGGTCTACGAGCTGGCGCCGGGCGCATATACGTTCGTGGTGCGCTAA
- a CDS encoding DUF2294 domain-containing protein has translation MDLNGKTKGQIEAAVTTALTQFERDFLGRGPKQARAFIVSDLVLVRLTGILSPAEQKVGLEQGGVELIKQMRSRLIETSSPVIVAMIEEATGASVLTMHTDISTRTGERIFVFGLDRDLEMSLNA, from the coding sequence ATGGACCTGAATGGTAAGACCAAAGGGCAGATCGAGGCGGCCGTGACCACGGCGCTGACCCAGTTCGAGCGGGACTTTCTCGGCCGAGGGCCGAAGCAGGCCCGCGCGTTTATCGTGTCCGACCTCGTGCTGGTGCGGTTGACGGGCATCCTGAGTCCGGCCGAGCAGAAGGTCGGGCTGGAGCAGGGCGGCGTCGAGCTCATCAAGCAGATGCGCTCGCGGCTGATCGAGACCTCGAGCCCGGTGATCGTCGCCATGATCGAGGAGGCCACCGGGGCGAGCGTCCTGACGATGCACACGGACATCAGCACGCGCACGGGCGAGCGGATTTTTGTGTTCGGGCTCGATCGGGATCTTGAAATGTCGTTGAATGCCTGA
- a CDS encoding DUF5916 domain-containing protein gives MRTLYRLTGVLCLVVCVGFVGAGRAVAQPAASYRAPETMAPVAKAMKAATLPAIDGNVLGDPAWRDAPQIAGFSQTTPDEGQPATEETIVRVVYTNDMLYVGVVCYDRSPDQIIVADSRRDAALDDMDSFRMVLDTYRDLQNGFIFGTNPAGVEYDAQVSNEGSGGGFAGGPRAQAGSGGGVNVNWDGSWTVQTEIGDYGWSAEFAIPFRTLRFTSGEAQVWGVNFQRTIRRMREKAFWAPLPRQFDLPRVSLAGTLEGLDIPDPRNLQITPYVLAQGGRDVPVDAFERVGPDADFGVDLKYSLTTSLTLDATYNTDFAQVEADEQQINLDRFNLFFPEKRPFFLENAGIFSAGQPGSVELFFSRRIGIGPNGEAVPIVGGARVSGDAAGMKIGFLNMQTAQIGEAGIPGNNFGVARVRRELRNRSFIGGLFTNRQGVGDFAGTDDYNRLVSIDGQLGIGRYGSVSGFLARSVTPGLSDDQYAFRIGTGYNSERWLLDAGYVEVAQNFNPEVGFLQRTAYRSGNVLIFHRYRPDFFGFHELRPHISYTGYWGFDDFYESGFMHIDNHWEWASGFEIHTGMNITHEGVREDFTILDDVVVPAGSYDHQEAMLVALTDQGKAVSGRMQAVIGGFFGGDRVALSPTLRLRSGDRFNSEWSLSRNIVDLPGGRFTTNLFRVRLSYSFTPSLYVQSLVQYNDAADLWSANFRFGWVQTAGTGLFIVFNQTNGFDRLLLPGVDSQTVVVKYSRLFNVLH, from the coding sequence ATGCGTACGTTGTATCGATTGACGGGTGTTCTCTGTCTGGTTGTATGTGTCGGGTTTGTCGGAGCAGGGCGCGCCGTAGCGCAGCCGGCGGCTTCCTACCGTGCGCCCGAAACCATGGCGCCGGTGGCCAAGGCGATGAAGGCCGCCACCCTGCCCGCCATCGATGGGAATGTGCTCGGCGACCCGGCGTGGCGCGACGCCCCCCAGATTGCCGGCTTCAGCCAGACCACCCCCGACGAAGGGCAACCGGCGACCGAGGAGACGATCGTCCGCGTGGTGTATACCAATGATATGCTGTATGTCGGCGTCGTTTGCTACGACCGATCGCCCGATCAGATCATCGTGGCGGACAGCCGGCGCGACGCGGCGCTTGACGACATGGACAGCTTTCGGATGGTGCTGGATACCTATCGGGACCTCCAGAACGGCTTCATCTTCGGGACGAATCCCGCCGGCGTCGAATACGACGCGCAGGTCAGCAACGAGGGCTCGGGCGGCGGCTTTGCCGGCGGGCCGCGCGCGCAGGCCGGCTCGGGCGGCGGCGTCAACGTCAACTGGGACGGCTCGTGGACAGTCCAGACCGAAATCGGCGATTACGGCTGGAGCGCCGAGTTCGCCATCCCATTCCGAACCCTCCGGTTCACGAGCGGCGAGGCGCAGGTGTGGGGCGTCAATTTCCAGCGCACCATCCGCCGCATGCGCGAGAAGGCGTTCTGGGCCCCGCTGCCCCGGCAGTTCGATCTGCCGCGCGTTTCCCTCGCCGGCACCCTCGAGGGGCTCGACATCCCGGACCCGCGCAACCTCCAGATCACCCCCTACGTCCTGGCGCAGGGCGGCCGCGACGTGCCGGTCGATGCGTTCGAGCGGGTAGGCCCCGACGCCGATTTTGGCGTCGATCTCAAATACAGCCTCACGACCAGCCTCACGCTGGATGCGACCTACAACACCGACTTTGCGCAGGTGGAGGCAGACGAACAGCAGATCAACCTCGACCGCTTCAACCTGTTTTTTCCGGAAAAAAGGCCGTTTTTCCTCGAGAACGCCGGCATCTTCTCCGCCGGCCAGCCCGGCTCGGTGGAGCTGTTTTTCAGCCGGCGGATCGGCATCGGGCCCAACGGGGAGGCAGTCCCGATCGTCGGCGGCGCGCGCGTGTCGGGCGATGCGGCCGGGATGAAGATCGGCTTTCTCAACATGCAGACGGCGCAGATCGGCGAAGCCGGCATCCCCGGAAATAACTTCGGGGTCGCGCGCGTCCGGCGCGAGCTGCGCAACCGCTCGTTTATCGGCGGCCTGTTCACCAACCGGCAGGGCGTCGGCGACTTCGCCGGCACGGACGACTACAACCGCCTCGTCTCGATCGACGGGCAGCTGGGCATCGGACGCTACGGCTCGGTGTCGGGATTCCTGGCGCGCAGCGTCACGCCGGGGTTGTCGGACGATCAGTACGCCTTCCGGATCGGCACGGGCTACAACTCGGAACGCTGGCTGCTCGACGCCGGCTACGTCGAGGTGGCGCAGAACTTCAACCCGGAAGTCGGCTTTCTCCAGCGAACGGCCTACCGCTCCGGCAATGTGCTGATCTTCCATCGCTACCGGCCCGACTTCTTCGGTTTCCATGAGCTGCGCCCCCACATCAGCTACACGGGGTACTGGGGATTCGACGATTTCTACGAAAGCGGCTTCATGCATATCGACAACCACTGGGAATGGGCCAGCGGGTTCGAGATTCATACCGGCATGAACATCACCCACGAAGGCGTGCGGGAGGATTTTACGATCCTCGACGACGTGGTCGTGCCGGCCGGATCCTACGACCATCAGGAAGCCATGCTGGTCGCCCTCACCGATCAGGGCAAGGCGGTGAGCGGACGCATGCAGGCGGTCATCGGCGGGTTTTTCGGCGGCGATCGCGTGGCGCTTTCGCCGACCCTTCGGTTGCGCTCGGGCGACCGGTTTAACTCCGAGTGGAGCCTGAGCCGCAACATCGTCGACCTGCCCGGGGGGCGGTTCACGACCAACCTGTTCCGGGTGCGGCTGTCCTATTCGTTTACGCCGAGCCTCTACGTGCAGTCGCTCGTCCAGTACAACGATGCGGCCGACCTGTGGTCCGCCAACTTCCGGTTCGGCTGGGTCCAGACCGCCGGCACCGGCCTGTTCATCGTCTTCAACCAGACGAACGGGTTCGACAGGTTGCTCCTCCCGGGCGTCGACAGTCAGACCGTCGTCGTCAAATACAGCCGATTGTTCAACGTACTCCACTGA
- a CDS encoding sulfatase, protein MPRFVILFVALFLALPAAAQRPNIVFILADDLGYSDLGAYGNPFNETPRIDSLARMGMRFTQAYVASPICSPSRAAIMTGRHPARLHLTNYLVGLRTDPSSNLDPAPFQHYLAPGETTLAEMLREAGYNTGIVGKWHLGGADSVSAHAQGFEYDRIISKNGLDYYNYSISSRNETVFEDDGTHYITDRLTDYAVDFIDQQTADKPFFLYVPYSAPHVLIVPRGDKLRPFLFKYNAFGGRYNPYYAALLESLDDGVGRILDALAANGLDENTLVVFTSDNGGLGIDELGPTPTFNDPLRAWKGFVYEGGARIPYIVRWPGHIDAGTTNDHYITGTDHLPTFMDILGVHDFPRPLDGISYLATLRDASAPFDRGPIYWHYPHFSNQTSRPAGAMRLGDFKLVEHYETGALELYDLSVDVGENVDVSRHFPEKTAAMHAMLRAWRAEVDATMPLTR, encoded by the coding sequence ATGCCTCGCTTCGTTATCCTGTTCGTTGCGCTCTTCCTCGCCCTGCCGGCGGCCGCCCAGCGGCCCAACATCGTTTTTATCCTGGCGGACGACCTGGGATACAGCGACCTCGGCGCGTACGGCAACCCCTTCAACGAGACGCCCCGGATCGATTCCCTCGCCCGGATGGGGATGCGGTTCACACAGGCCTACGTCGCCTCCCCCATCTGCTCGCCGTCGCGTGCGGCGATCATGACGGGCCGGCATCCGGCGCGGCTCCATCTCACCAACTACCTCGTCGGGCTGCGCACCGACCCGTCGTCCAACCTCGATCCGGCCCCGTTCCAGCACTACCTCGCTCCGGGCGAAACCACCCTCGCCGAGATGTTGCGCGAGGCGGGGTACAATACCGGCATCGTCGGGAAATGGCACCTCGGCGGGGCCGACTCGGTCTCGGCGCACGCGCAGGGGTTCGAGTACGACCGCATCATCTCGAAAAACGGGCTCGATTACTACAACTACTCCATCTCGAGCCGCAACGAGACCGTCTTCGAGGATGACGGCACCCACTACATCACCGACCGGCTCACGGACTACGCCGTCGATTTCATCGACCAGCAAACCGCCGACAAACCGTTTTTCCTGTACGTCCCGTATTCCGCCCCGCACGTCCTCATCGTGCCGCGAGGCGACAAGCTGCGGCCGTTCCTGTTCAAGTACAACGCGTTCGGCGGCCGGTACAATCCCTATTACGCCGCCCTGCTCGAAAGCCTCGACGACGGCGTAGGGCGCATCCTCGACGCCCTCGCGGCAAACGGCCTCGACGAGAATACCCTCGTCGTCTTCACCTCCGACAACGGCGGCCTGGGGATCGACGAACTGGGTCCGACGCCCACCTTCAACGACCCGCTCCGCGCCTGGAAGGGGTTCGTGTACGAAGGCGGGGCGCGCATCCCGTACATCGTGCGCTGGCCGGGCCATATCGACGCCGGCACGACGAACGATCATTACATCACCGGCACCGACCACCTGCCGACGTTCATGGACATCCTCGGCGTCCACGACTTCCCCCGCCCGCTCGACGGGATAAGCTACCTCGCAACGCTGCGGGACGCGTCGGCCCCCTTCGACCGGGGGCCGATCTACTGGCATTACCCGCACTTCAGCAACCAGACCAGCCGGCCCGCCGGCGCGATGCGGCTCGGCGACTTCAAGCTCGTCGAGCACTACGAAACCGGCGCCCTGGAGCTGTACGACCTGAGCGTGGATGTGGGCGAGAACGTCGACGTGAGCCGGCACTTCCCCGAGAAAACCGCCGCGATGCACGCCATGCTTCGGGCCTGGCGCGCGGAGGTCGACGCGACGATGCCGCTCACGCGCTAG
- a CDS encoding transcriptional regulator yields MHTTTLKLVTIVTERILEDRLLRTLDTLGASGYTLTQVTGKGSRGVRASEWAGPDTRIESLVSPEVADAIVAYIAEHFFEHYAVIVFVQDAQVVRGDKYI; encoded by the coding sequence ATGCATACCACAACATTGAAACTCGTCACGATCGTCACGGAACGGATTCTGGAAGATCGGCTCCTGCGGACGCTCGACACGCTGGGCGCGAGTGGCTACACCCTCACCCAGGTCACCGGAAAAGGATCGCGCGGCGTGCGCGCCAGCGAGTGGGCCGGTCCGGACACGCGCATCGAGTCGCTCGTGAGCCCCGAGGTGGCCGACGCCATCGTGGCCTACATCGCCGAGCACTTTTTCGAGCACTACGCGGTCATCGTCTTCGTGCAGGACGCCCAGGTTGTCCGCGGCGACAAATACATCTAG